A part of Pseudomonas sp. HR96 genomic DNA contains:
- a CDS encoding polyamine ABC transporter substrate-binding protein, with translation MAISPLRKTLLIAAGLTFAVGVQAASTVRIYNWSDYIGETTLADFQKATSIVPVYDVFDSNETLEGKLLAGHTGYDVVVPSNHFLGKQIKAGAFQKLDKAQLPNYSNLDPALLKRLEKNDPGNQYAVPYLWGTNGIGYNVQKIKEVLGVDKIDSWAMLFEPENIKKLSKCGVAFLDSADEMLPAVLNYMGLSPNSQNPEDYKKAEAKLMAVRPYVTYFNSSKYITDLANGDICVAAGFSGDVFQARARAKEAGKGVNVAYAIPQEGGNLWFDMLAIPADAKNVKEAHAFIDYLLKPEVIAQVSDSVGYANPNPKAGELMDQKVHDDPAVYPPQEVLDKLYVNAELPPNVQRLMTRSWTRIKSGK, from the coding sequence TTGGCTATTTCACCCCTTCGCAAGACCCTGCTGATCGCGGCAGGCCTGACCTTTGCGGTCGGTGTACAAGCGGCCTCGACCGTGCGCATCTACAATTGGTCCGACTACATCGGCGAGACCACCCTGGCCGACTTTCAGAAGGCCACGAGTATCGTCCCGGTGTACGACGTGTTCGACTCCAACGAAACCCTTGAAGGCAAGTTGCTGGCCGGGCACACCGGCTATGACGTGGTGGTGCCGTCCAACCACTTCCTTGGCAAGCAGATCAAGGCCGGCGCCTTCCAGAAACTGGACAAGGCGCAGTTGCCCAACTATTCCAACCTTGACCCGGCCTTGCTCAAGCGCCTGGAAAAAAATGACCCGGGTAACCAGTACGCCGTGCCCTATCTGTGGGGTACCAACGGCATCGGTTACAACGTGCAAAAGATCAAGGAGGTGCTGGGCGTCGACAAGATCGATTCCTGGGCCATGCTGTTCGAACCCGAGAACATCAAGAAGCTGTCCAAGTGTGGCGTGGCCTTCCTCGACTCAGCCGATGAAATGCTGCCCGCCGTGCTCAACTACATGGGCCTGAGCCCCAATTCGCAGAACCCCGAGGACTACAAGAAGGCCGAGGCCAAGCTGATGGCCGTGCGGCCCTACGTGACCTACTTCAATTCGTCGAAATACATCACCGATCTCGCCAATGGCGACATCTGCGTCGCCGCCGGCTTCTCCGGCGACGTGTTCCAGGCACGAGCCCGCGCCAAGGAGGCTGGCAAGGGTGTGAACGTCGCTTATGCGATACCCCAGGAGGGTGGCAACCTGTGGTTCGACATGCTGGCGATCCCGGCTGACGCCAAGAATGTGAAGGAGGCCCATGCCTTCATCGATTACTTGCTCAAGCCTGAGGTGATCGCCCAGGTCAGCGACTCCGTCGGCTATGCCAACCCGAACCCCAAGGCTGGGGAGCTCATGGACCAGAAAGTCCACGACGACCCGGCGGTCTACCCTCCACAGGAGGTGCTGGACAAGCTCTACGTCAACGCCGAGCTGCCACCCAATGTGCAGCGGCTGATGACGCGCAGCTGGACCCGGATCAAGTCGGGCAAGTAA
- the potA gene encoding polyamine ABC transporter ATP-binding protein has product MAVASSAYKKALEGGQQPKQVLVKIERVTKKFDETVAVDDVSLEIGKGEIFALLGGSGSGKSTLLRMLAGFERPTEGRIFLDGVDITEMPPYERPINMMFQSYALFPHMTVAQNIAFGLKQDKIPAAEIDARVAEMLKLVQMSQYARRKPHQLSGGQRQRVALARSLAKRPKLLLLDEPMGALDKKLRSQMQLELVEIIERVGVTCVMVTHDQEEAMTMAQRIAIMHLGWIAQIGSPIDIYETPTSRLVCEFIGNVNLFDGEVIEDMEGHAVIASPELERNIYVGHGVTTAAQDKAVTYAIRPEKLLVTTEQPEGDYNWSRGKVHDIAYLGGHSVFHVELSSGKIVQSFVANAERRGARPTWDDQVFVWWENDSGVVLRS; this is encoded by the coding sequence ATGGCAGTTGCCTCCAGTGCCTACAAGAAAGCCCTCGAAGGCGGCCAGCAACCCAAGCAGGTGCTGGTCAAGATCGAGCGGGTGACCAAGAAGTTCGACGAGACGGTGGCCGTGGACGACGTGTCCCTGGAAATCGGCAAGGGCGAAATCTTCGCCCTGCTCGGTGGCTCGGGGTCGGGCAAGTCCACGCTGCTGCGCATGCTGGCCGGTTTCGAGCGGCCCACCGAAGGGCGCATCTTTCTCGACGGCGTGGACATCACCGAGATGCCGCCCTACGAGCGGCCGATCAACATGATGTTCCAGTCCTATGCGCTGTTTCCGCACATGACCGTGGCCCAGAACATTGCCTTCGGCCTCAAGCAGGACAAGATTCCCGCCGCCGAAATCGACGCCCGCGTGGCCGAGATGCTCAAGCTGGTGCAGATGAGCCAGTACGCCAGGCGCAAGCCGCACCAACTGTCCGGCGGCCAGCGGCAACGCGTGGCCCTGGCCCGTTCGCTGGCCAAGCGCCCGAAATTGCTGCTGCTCGACGAACCCATGGGTGCGCTGGATAAAAAACTGCGTTCGCAGATGCAGCTGGAGCTGGTGGAAATCATCGAGCGGGTCGGCGTGACCTGCGTAATGGTGACCCACGACCAGGAAGAGGCCATGACCATGGCCCAGCGTATCGCCATCATGCACCTGGGCTGGATCGCCCAGATCGGCAGCCCCATCGACATCTATGAAACGCCCACCAGCCGCCTGGTCTGCGAGTTCATCGGCAACGTCAACCTGTTCGACGGCGAAGTGATCGAGGACATGGAAGGCCATGCGGTGATCGCCAGCCCGGAGCTCGAGCGCAACATCTACGTCGGCCACGGCGTCACTACCGCCGCCCAGGACAAGGCCGTGACCTACGCTATCCGCCCGGAGAAACTGCTGGTCACCACCGAGCAGCCGGAGGGTGACTACAACTGGTCGCGCGGCAAGGTCCACGACATCGCCTACCTGGGCGGCCATTCGGTGTTCCACGTCGAGTTGAGCTCGGGCAAGATCGTCCAGTCGTTCGTCGCCAACGCCGAGCGGCGTGGCGCACGGCCGACCTGGGATGACCAGGTGTTCGTCTGGTGGGAGAACGACAGCGGCGTGGTACTGCGCTCATGA
- a CDS encoding ABC transporter permease subunit: MPNGRQAVIGVPFLWLFLFFMLPFFIVLKISFAEADVAIPPYTEIYQYAEEKIQLVLNLANYTMLAGDDLYISAYLGSLKMALISTILCLIIGFPMAYAISVARKEVQTVLLLLIMMPTWTAILIRVYAWMGILSTNGLLNEFLMWLGLIDQPLQILNTNLAVYIGVVYAYLPFMILPLFANLVKHDQSLLEAAADLGSSRFNSFWKITVPLSRNGIIAGCMLVFIPVVGEFVIPELLGGPETLMIGRVLWQEFFNNRDWPVASALAVVMLAILIVPIVLFNRSQAKELEGKI; this comes from the coding sequence CTGCCCAACGGTCGCCAGGCGGTCATCGGTGTGCCGTTCCTGTGGCTGTTCCTGTTTTTCATGCTGCCGTTCTTCATCGTGCTGAAGATCAGCTTCGCCGAAGCCGACGTCGCCATTCCGCCGTACACCGAGATCTACCAGTACGCCGAAGAGAAGATCCAGCTGGTGCTCAACCTGGCCAACTACACCATGCTGGCCGGCGACGACCTGTACATCTCGGCCTACCTCGGCTCGCTGAAAATGGCGTTGATCAGCACCATTCTCTGCCTGATCATCGGCTTTCCCATGGCCTACGCCATCTCGGTGGCGCGCAAGGAGGTGCAGACCGTCCTGTTGCTGCTGATCATGATGCCGACCTGGACGGCAATCCTGATCCGCGTCTACGCCTGGATGGGCATCCTCAGCACCAACGGGCTGCTGAACGAGTTTCTGATGTGGCTGGGCCTGATCGACCAGCCGCTGCAGATTCTCAACACCAACCTGGCGGTTTACATCGGCGTGGTCTACGCCTACCTGCCGTTCATGATCCTGCCGCTGTTCGCCAACCTGGTGAAGCATGACCAGAGCCTGCTGGAGGCCGCTGCAGACCTGGGCTCGAGCCGCTTCAACAGCTTCTGGAAGATCACCGTGCCGCTGTCGCGCAACGGCATCATCGCCGGCTGCATGCTGGTGTTCATCCCGGTGGTGGGCGAATTCGTCATCCCCGAGCTGCTGGGTGGCCCGGAAACCCTGATGATCGGCCGCGTGCTGTGGCAGGAGTTCTTCAATAACCGCGACTGGCCGGTGGCCTCGGCCCTGGCGGTGGTGATGCTGGCGATTCTGATTGTGCCGATCGTGCTGTTCAACCGCAGCCAGGCCAAGGAACTGGAGGGCAAGATATGA
- a CDS encoding ABC transporter permease subunit has protein sequence MRSFRFSNLMLVLGLLFIYAPMVILVIYSFNASKLVTVWGGWSVKWYVGLVDNTQLMSSVGRSLEIACYTAVAAVALGTMAAFVLTRVARFKGRTLFGGLVTAPLVMPEVITGLSLLLLFVAMAQMIGWPQERGIVTIWIAHTTFCASYVAVVVSARLRELDLSIEEAAMDLGARPWKVFFLITIPMIAPSLAAGGMMSFALSLDDLVLASFVSGPGSTTLPMEVFSAVRLGVKPEINAIASLILLAVSIATFLVWFFTRRAENQRRKAIQLAIEEAAADGWKQPDPRRAPAPVAV, from the coding sequence ATGAGAAGTTTCCGTTTCTCCAACCTGATGCTGGTGCTGGGCCTGCTGTTCATCTATGCGCCGATGGTCATCCTGGTCATCTACTCGTTCAACGCCTCCAAACTGGTGACGGTGTGGGGCGGCTGGTCGGTGAAGTGGTACGTCGGCCTGGTCGACAACACCCAGCTGATGAGCTCGGTGGGCCGCTCGCTGGAAATCGCCTGCTACACCGCCGTGGCGGCGGTGGCGCTGGGCACCATGGCAGCCTTCGTGCTGACCCGGGTGGCGCGCTTCAAGGGCCGGACCCTGTTCGGCGGCCTGGTCACCGCGCCGCTGGTCATGCCCGAGGTGATCACCGGCCTGTCGCTGTTGCTGTTGTTCGTGGCCATGGCGCAGATGATCGGCTGGCCGCAGGAACGCGGCATCGTCACCATCTGGATTGCCCACACCACCTTCTGTGCCTCCTACGTGGCGGTGGTGGTCTCGGCGCGCCTGCGCGAGTTGGACCTGTCCATCGAAGAGGCGGCCATGGACCTCGGCGCGCGCCCCTGGAAGGTGTTCTTCCTGATCACCATCCCGATGATCGCGCCATCGCTGGCGGCCGGCGGCATGATGTCCTTCGCCCTGTCGCTGGACGACCTGGTGCTGGCCAGCTTCGTCTCGGGGCCGGGTTCGACCACCTTGCCGATGGAAGTGTTCTCGGCGGTACGCCTGGGCGTGAAACCCGAGATCAACGCCATTGCCAGCCTGATTCTGCTGGCGGTGTCGATTGCCACCTTCCTGGTGTGGTTCTTCACTCGTCGAGCCGAAAACCAGCGCCGCAAGGCGATTCAACTGGCGATCGAAGAAGCGGCGGCCGACGGCTGGAAGCAGCCCGACCCACGGCGCGCGCCAGCGCCTGTGGCGGTTTGA
- a CDS encoding DUF6436 domain-containing protein encodes MPVLRRNTLVSCLIALLCGGTLWLAYDWFQSRYVRAFEEHATLFTGDSLHLPAALAGPGAIRVVHFWDAACPCNVGNQQHLAELVAHYQPLGVKFYAMEKGRKHSRLPDNLAALQPLEALPGADGLPASPAVAIWDQRGQLAYFGPYSEGAVCNSANSFIEPVLQALTERRAVNATHTMAVGCYCLWEASAKP; translated from the coding sequence ATGCCCGTGCTGCGCCGCAATACCCTGGTCAGCTGCCTCATCGCATTGCTCTGCGGCGGCACGCTGTGGTTGGCGTATGACTGGTTCCAGAGCCGATACGTTCGCGCCTTCGAAGAGCACGCCACGCTGTTCACCGGCGACAGCCTGCACCTGCCCGCCGCTCTGGCCGGGCCGGGAGCGATTCGGGTAGTGCATTTCTGGGACGCCGCCTGCCCATGCAATGTCGGCAACCAGCAACACCTGGCCGAGCTGGTTGCCCACTACCAGCCGCTGGGCGTGAAATTCTATGCAATGGAAAAGGGCCGCAAGCATTCGCGACTGCCGGACAATCTGGCGGCGTTGCAGCCGTTGGAGGCGCTACCTGGTGCCGATGGCCTCCCGGCCAGCCCGGCCGTAGCCATCTGGGACCAGCGTGGCCAGCTGGCCTATTTCGGGCCGTACAGCGAGGGGGCGGTGTGCAATTCAGCGAACAGCTTCATCGAACCGGTGCTGCAGGCGCTGACCGAGCGCCGGGCGGTAAATGCCACGCATACGATGGCGGTGGGCTGTTATTGCCTTTGGGAGGCTTCGGCCAAGCCGTGA
- a CDS encoding alpha/beta hydrolase gives MSATFHPETLRGGLLPLVARQPLGAHALNYRQFYRLPGHDGLRSWLGRFEAGGFDVVGQVWLPAEPKATLVLVHGFYDHMGLYRHVIEWALARSFAVISCDLPGHGLSSGERASIHSFAEYQAVLDALLVEAQALDLPRPWHLCGQSMGGAIVIDHLLHGAARSPAQGRPILLAPLVRPRSWTWSRLSYQLLKPFVGGLARRFSENTNDPEFMPFLQADPLQPVRLPTVWVGALVPWIKRIEAAPPSACSPLIVQGQQDMTVDWQHNLRVLAGKFNQPQVLMLPPARHHLANEIPEIRQAYFNFLDGYL, from the coding sequence ATGTCAGCCACGTTTCACCCCGAAACCCTGCGCGGCGGCCTGTTGCCCCTGGTGGCTCGCCAGCCGCTGGGCGCGCATGCTCTGAACTACCGGCAGTTCTATCGGTTGCCTGGGCATGACGGGCTGCGCAGTTGGCTGGGGCGCTTCGAGGCAGGCGGCTTCGACGTAGTCGGCCAGGTGTGGCTGCCGGCCGAACCGAAGGCGACCCTGGTGCTGGTGCATGGCTTCTACGATCACATGGGCCTCTATCGGCACGTGATCGAGTGGGCACTGGCGCGCAGCTTCGCGGTGATCTCCTGCGACCTGCCGGGGCATGGCCTGTCCAGCGGCGAGCGCGCCAGCATCCACAGCTTCGCCGAGTATCAGGCGGTGCTCGATGCCCTGCTGGTCGAGGCGCAGGCGCTGGACCTGCCGCGGCCATGGCACCTGTGCGGGCAGAGCATGGGCGGCGCCATTGTCATCGATCATTTGCTGCATGGCGCCGCCCGGAGCCCGGCGCAGGGACGCCCGATCCTGCTGGCGCCCCTGGTGCGCCCGCGCTCCTGGACCTGGTCGCGGTTGAGCTACCAGCTGCTCAAACCCTTCGTTGGCGGCCTGGCGCGGCGCTTCAGCGAAAATACCAATGACCCTGAATTCATGCCCTTCCTGCAGGCCGACCCGCTGCAACCGGTGCGCCTGCCGACTGTCTGGGTCGGCGCGCTGGTGCCGTGGATCAAGCGCATCGAGGCTGCGCCGCCGAGTGCTTGCTCGCCGCTGATTGTGCAGGGTCAACAGGACATGACCGTGGACTGGCAGCACAACTTGAGGGTGCTGGCGGGCAAGTTCAACCAGCCGCAGGTGTTGATGCTGCCACCGGCGCGGCATCACTTGGCCAATGAGATACCGGAGATCCGCCAGGCTTATTTCAACTTTCTGGATGGATATCTCTAG
- a CDS encoding 2OG-Fe(II) oxygenase, giving the protein MRAMHLFPDDSSLATLVDDLAEHGWAQQRAFLPEALTLELAAECHKRAATGQLAPAAVGRGPAQEVREGIRGDHIQWLEPGQSGACDHYLEVMDAVRQVMNQGLFLGLEDYESHFAFYPPGAFYRKHVDRFRDDDRRMVSAVVYLNQAWEPAHGGQLRLYLKDGRVHDVEPVAGSLVVFLSGEMPHEVLLANRERLSLTGWFRRRGTDVFG; this is encoded by the coding sequence ATGCGCGCCATGCACCTATTCCCTGACGATTCATCATTGGCAACGCTTGTCGACGACCTGGCCGAACATGGCTGGGCGCAGCAACGTGCCTTTCTTCCAGAGGCTCTGACCCTGGAGTTGGCTGCCGAGTGCCATAAACGTGCGGCAACGGGCCAACTGGCGCCGGCGGCGGTGGGGCGCGGGCCGGCCCAGGAGGTACGCGAGGGCATTCGCGGCGATCATATCCAATGGCTGGAGCCGGGCCAGTCCGGCGCCTGCGACCACTACCTGGAAGTAATGGACGCCGTCCGCCAGGTGATGAACCAGGGTTTGTTCCTCGGTCTTGAAGACTATGAAAGTCATTTTGCCTTCTATCCGCCGGGGGCTTTCTACCGCAAGCATGTCGACCGCTTTCGCGACGACGATCGGCGCATGGTCTCAGCGGTGGTCTACCTCAACCAGGCGTGGGAGCCTGCGCATGGCGGCCAGTTACGGCTCTACCTGAAGGACGGGCGGGTGCACGACGTCGAGCCCGTGGCTGGCTCGCTGGTGGTGTTCCTGTCGGGCGAGATGCCCCATGAGGTGTTGCTGGCCAACCGCGAGCGGCTGTCGTTGACGGGGTGGTTCAGGCGCAGGGGTACGGATGTGTTTGGCTGA
- the serA gene encoding phosphoglycerate dehydrogenase — MSKTSLDKSKIKFLLLEGVHQSAVDVLKAAGYTSIEYHTKSLPEAELKEKIADAHFIGIRSRTQLTEEIFDSAKKLVAVGCFCIGTNQVDLNAARERGIAVFNAPYSNTRSVAELVLAEAILLLRGIPEKNASCHRGGWIKSAANSFEIRGKKLGIVGYGSIGTQLSVLAEGLGMQVFFYDTVTKLPLGNATQVGNLHELLGMSDIVTLHVPETAATQWMIGEKEIRAIKKGGILINAARGTVVELDALADAIKDQHLIGAAIDVFPVEPRSNDDIFESPLRGLDNVILTPHIGGSTAEAQANIGLEVAEKLVKYSDNGTSVSSVNFPEVALPAHPGKHRLLHIHENIPGVMSEINKVFAENGINISGQFLQTNEKVGYVVIDVDAESSDLAQEKLQKITGTIRCRVLF, encoded by the coding sequence ATGAGCAAGACTTCTCTCGATAAGAGCAAGATCAAGTTCCTTCTTCTCGAAGGCGTCCACCAATCCGCCGTGGACGTCCTCAAGGCCGCCGGCTACACCAGCATCGAATACCACACCAAGTCGCTGCCGGAAGCCGAGCTGAAGGAAAAGATCGCCGATGCTCACTTCATCGGTATTCGCTCGCGCACGCAACTGACCGAAGAAATCTTCGACAGCGCCAAGAAACTGGTCGCCGTCGGCTGCTTCTGCATCGGCACCAACCAGGTTGACCTCAATGCAGCCCGCGAGCGCGGCATTGCAGTGTTCAACGCGCCCTACTCCAACACCCGTTCGGTGGCCGAGCTGGTGCTGGCCGAGGCCATCCTGCTGCTGCGCGGCATCCCGGAGAAAAACGCTTCCTGCCACCGTGGTGGCTGGATCAAGAGCGCGGCCAACTCTTTCGAGATCCGTGGCAAGAAGCTCGGCATCGTCGGCTATGGCTCGATCGGTACCCAGCTGTCGGTCCTGGCTGAAGGCCTGGGCATGCAGGTGTTCTTCTACGACACCGTGACCAAGCTGCCGCTGGGTAACGCCACCCAGGTCGGCAACCTGCACGAGCTGCTCGGCATGTCCGACATCGTCACCCTGCACGTACCGGAAACCGCCGCCACCCAGTGGATGATCGGCGAGAAGGAAATCCGCGCCATCAAGAAAGGCGGCATCCTGATCAACGCCGCCCGCGGTACCGTGGTCGAGCTCGACGCCCTGGCCGACGCGATCAAGGACCAGCACCTGATCGGCGCCGCCATCGACGTTTTCCCGGTAGAGCCACGCTCCAACGACGACATCTTCGAAAGCCCGCTGCGTGGCCTGGACAACGTCATCCTGACCCCGCACATCGGTGGTTCCACCGCCGAGGCGCAGGCCAACATCGGTCTGGAAGTCGCCGAGAAGCTGGTCAAGTACAGCGACAACGGCACCTCGGTGTCCTCGGTCAACTTCCCGGAAGTAGCCCTGCCGGCTCACCCTGGCAAGCACCGCCTGCTGCACATCCACGAGAACATCCCGGGCGTGATGAGCGAGATCAACAAGGTCTTCGCCGAGAACGGCATCAATATCTCCGGTCAGTTCCTGCAGACCAACGAGAAGGTCGGCTACGTGGTGATCGACGTCGACGCCGAGTCTTCGGACCTGGCGCAAGAGAAGCTGCAGAAGATCACCGGCACCATTCGCTGCCGCGTCCTGTTCTAA
- a CDS encoding FAD-binding oxidoreductase, whose amino-acid sequence MTHPALIDELKTLVEPGKVLTDADSLEAFGKDWTKHFAPAPSAIVFPKTIEQVQAIVRWANQHQVALTPSGGRTGLSAAAVAANGEVVVSFDYMNQVLEFNEFDRTVVCQPGVVTAQLQNYAEERGLYYPVDFASAGSSQIGGNIGTNAGGIKVIRYGMTRNWVAGLKVVTGKGDLLELNKDLIKNATGYDLRQLFIGAEGTLGFVVEATMRLDRAPKNLTAMVLGTADFDSIMPVLHAFQSKLDLTAFEFFSDKALAKVMARGDVPAPFESDCPFYALLEFEATSEEVSEAALAIFEHCVEQGWVVDGVMSQSEQQLQNLWKLREYISETISHWTPYKNDISVTVSKVPAFLKEIDAIVGEYYPDFEIVWFGHIGDGNLHLNILKPENLSKDEFFAKCATVNKWVFETVQKYNGSISAEHGVGMTKRDYLTYSRSPVEIEYMKAMKAVFDPNGIMNPGKIFAV is encoded by the coding sequence ATGACCCATCCTGCATTGATTGATGAGCTGAAGACCCTGGTTGAGCCGGGCAAGGTCCTGACCGACGCCGATTCCCTCGAGGCGTTCGGCAAGGACTGGACCAAGCATTTTGCCCCGGCGCCCAGCGCCATCGTCTTTCCCAAGACCATCGAGCAGGTGCAGGCCATCGTGCGCTGGGCCAACCAGCACCAGGTCGCCCTGACCCCCTCGGGCGGCCGTACCGGCCTCTCGGCCGCCGCCGTGGCGGCCAATGGCGAAGTCGTGGTGTCGTTCGACTACATGAACCAGGTGCTGGAGTTCAACGAGTTCGACCGCACCGTGGTCTGCCAACCCGGCGTGGTCACCGCCCAGTTGCAGAACTATGCCGAGGAGCGCGGGCTGTACTATCCGGTGGATTTCGCTTCGGCTGGCTCCAGCCAGATTGGCGGCAATATCGGCACCAATGCCGGCGGTATCAAGGTGATTCGCTACGGCATGACCCGCAACTGGGTGGCTGGGCTGAAAGTGGTCACCGGCAAGGGAGACCTGCTGGAGCTAAACAAAGACCTGATCAAGAACGCCACCGGCTACGACCTGCGTCAGCTGTTCATCGGCGCCGAAGGCACGCTGGGCTTCGTGGTCGAGGCCACCATGCGCCTGGATCGCGCGCCGAAGAACCTCACGGCCATGGTGCTCGGCACGGCCGACTTCGATTCGATCATGCCGGTGCTGCATGCCTTCCAGAGCAAGCTGGACCTCACCGCCTTCGAGTTCTTCTCCGACAAGGCACTGGCCAAGGTCATGGCGCGCGGCGACGTGCCGGCGCCGTTCGAATCCGACTGCCCGTTCTACGCGCTGCTGGAATTCGAGGCCACCAGCGAGGAGGTCTCGGAGGCGGCCCTGGCGATCTTCGAACACTGCGTGGAGCAGGGCTGGGTAGTCGACGGTGTCATGAGCCAGAGCGAGCAGCAGTTGCAGAACCTGTGGAAGCTGCGCGAGTACATCTCCGAGACCATCTCGCACTGGACCCCGTACAAGAACGACATTTCGGTCACCGTGTCGAAAGTACCAGCGTTCCTCAAGGAAATCGATGCGATCGTCGGCGAATACTATCCTGACTTCGAAATTGTCTGGTTCGGCCACATCGGTGACGGCAACCTGCACCTGAACATCCTCAAACCGGAAAACCTGAGCAAGGACGAGTTCTTCGCCAAATGCGCCACCGTCAACAAGTGGGTGTTCGAAACCGTGCAGAAGTACAACGGTTCGATCTCCGCCGAACACGGCGTGGGCATGACCAAGCGCGATTACTTGACCTACAGCCGTTCACCGGTAGAAATCGAATACATGAAGGCGATGAAGGCCGTGTTCGACCCCAACGGCATCATGAACCCCGGCAAGATCTTCGCTGTTTGA
- a CDS encoding fumarylacetoacetate hydrolase family protein — protein MSYQHQYVDGTRIHYPLGKVVCIGRNYAEHAKELNNPVPTEPLLFIKPGSCVVPLEGGFKIPTDRGSVHYEAEIAVLLGKALSNKPSEEEVLDAISGYAPALDLTLREVQSRLKEKGLPWELAKSFDGACVLAPFVAAGTFPDVTDIGIRLTINGEVRQDGSSASMLNPIIPMIQYMAAHFSMQAGDVILTGTPAGVGALNVGDELVLELPGASQFSGSVL, from the coding sequence ATGAGCTATCAACACCAGTACGTCGACGGCACGCGCATCCACTACCCCCTGGGCAAGGTGGTGTGCATCGGTCGCAACTACGCCGAGCATGCCAAGGAACTGAACAACCCGGTGCCCACCGAGCCCTTGCTGTTCATCAAGCCGGGCAGCTGCGTGGTGCCGCTGGAGGGCGGTTTCAAGATTCCGACCGATCGCGGTTCGGTGCACTACGAGGCGGAAATCGCCGTGCTGCTAGGCAAGGCTTTGTCCAACAAGCCGAGCGAAGAGGAAGTGCTGGATGCCATATCCGGTTACGCCCCGGCGCTGGACCTGACCCTGCGTGAAGTGCAGAGCAGGCTCAAGGAGAAGGGCCTGCCCTGGGAGCTGGCCAAGTCGTTCGACGGCGCTTGCGTGCTGGCGCCTTTCGTCGCGGCCGGCACCTTCCCGGACGTGACCGATATCGGCATCCGCCTGACCATCAATGGCGAAGTCCGCCAGGACGGCAGCAGCGCCTCGATGCTCAACCCGATCATCCCGATGATCCAGTACATGGCCGCGCATTTCTCCATGCAGGCCGGGGATGTCATCCTCACCGGCACGCCGGCCGGCGTGGGTGCGCTGAATGTCGGTGATGAATTGGTGCTCGAACTGCCAGGCGCCAGCCAGTTCAGCGGCTCGGTGCTCTGA
- the rpiA gene encoding ribose-5-phosphate isomerase RpiA: protein MTQDQLKQAVAQAAVDFIVPKLDDKSIVGVGTGSTANCFIDALARHKGAFDGAVASSEATAARLKGHGIPVYELNTVSDLEFYVDGADESDERLNLIKGGGAALTREKIVAAVARTFICIADASKLVPVLGGFPLPVEVIPMARSHVARELVKLGGDPVYREGVLTDNGNIILDVHNMQITDPVQLEQQINGIVGVVTNGLFAARPADVLLLGTAEGVKTLKA from the coding sequence ATGACCCAGGATCAACTCAAACAGGCCGTCGCCCAGGCGGCGGTCGACTTCATTGTGCCCAAGCTCGATGACAAGAGCATCGTCGGCGTCGGCACTGGCTCGACTGCCAACTGCTTCATCGACGCCCTGGCGCGGCACAAGGGCGCATTCGACGGCGCCGTTGCCAGCTCCGAAGCCACGGCTGCACGCCTCAAGGGCCATGGCATCCCGGTGTACGAGCTCAATACCGTGAGCGACCTGGAGTTCTATGTCGACGGTGCCGATGAAAGCGACGAGCGGCTGAACCTGATCAAGGGCGGCGGCGCAGCGCTGACTCGCGAGAAAATCGTCGCCGCCGTGGCGCGCACCTTCATCTGCATCGCCGACGCCAGCAAGCTGGTGCCGGTGCTGGGCGGCTTTCCCCTGCCGGTCGAAGTCATCCCCATGGCCCGCAGCCATGTGGCCCGCGAGCTGGTCAAACTGGGCGGCGACCCGGTGTACCGCGAAGGCGTACTGACCGACAACGGCAACATCATTCTTGACGTGCACAACATGCAGATCACTGATCCGGTGCAGCTGGAGCAGCAGATCAACGGGATCGTCGGGGTGGTGACCAACGGCCTGTTTGCCGCGCGGCCGGCCGACGTGCTGCTGCTGGGGACGGCTGAAGGGGTGAAGACCCTCAAGGCCTGA